A stretch of Bombina bombina isolate aBomBom1 unplaced genomic scaffold, aBomBom1.pri scaffold_2213, whole genome shotgun sequence DNA encodes these proteins:
- the LOC128644161 gene encoding zinc finger protein Eos, with amino-acid sequence MYSDDESGRLLGHEDRLSEKEDGVMAEDSLVEPLGYCDGPGQDPHSPGGIRLPNGKLKCDICGMVCIGPNVLMVHKRSHTALSGDFMFDAVSGERPFHCNQCGASFTQKGNLLRHIKLHSGEKPFKCPFCNYACRRRDALTGHLRTHAVGKPYKCNYCGRSYKQQNTLEEHKERCHNYLQSLSNETQHLSAHPGEFGTPEWYKQITI; translated from the exons ATGTACAGTGATGATGAATCTGGCAGACTACTTGGCCATGAAGACAGACTGAGTGAGAAGGAAGATGGTGTCATGGCTGAGGACTCATTGGTTGAGCCTCTGGGTTATTGTGATGGTCCTGGTCAGGATCCCCACTCGCCTGGAGGCATCCGTCTCCCCAATGGAAAGCTGAAGTGTGACATTTGTGGAATGGTCTGCATTGGACCCAATGTACTTATGGTGCACAAAAGAAGTCACACAG CACTCAGCGGGGACTTTATGTTTGATGCTGTTTCAGGTGAGCGGCCCTTCCACTGCAACCAGTGTGGTGCTTCTTTTACTCAGAAGGGGAATCTCTTGCGGCACATCAAACTACATTCTGGTGAGAAGCCTTTCAAGTGCCCGTTCTGCAACTATGCTTGTCGGCGTCGGGATGCACTAACAGGTCACTTACGCACACACGCAG TCGGCAAGCCCTACAAATGCAACTACTGCGGCCGCAGCTACAAACAGCAGAACACATTGGAGGAACACAAGGAGCGCTGCCACAACTATTTACAGAGCCTCAGCAACGAAACCCAGCATCTTTCTGCACATCCAGGTGAATTTGGGACTCCAGAATGGTACAAGCaaataacaatataa